The Equus quagga isolate Etosha38 chromosome 10, UCLA_HA_Equagga_1.0, whole genome shotgun sequence genome includes a region encoding these proteins:
- the ZXDB gene encoding zinc finger X-linked protein ZXDB, with the protein MEIPRLLPARGTRQGGGAGSPAGGGRVHGGLDPRAGQAPARRLLLLRGPQDGGPGRRREEARAASRGPGPSPVPPRPDHAGGGGGGGGDDDGGGGDDFFLVLLDPVGGDVETAGAGQASGPVWREEAEPGPRLQGGESGANPAGHPAPGSRCLSSVPAPAPIPIPAPGLGPAAAFAGTVTIHNQNLLLHFENGVLTLATPPPPAWEPGVAPAPQPGGLIAPQAGFPHGAQPGDCPELPPDLLLAESAEPAPPPPPEEEAEGQAAAESPRGPLGPGPGIVLYLCPEAQCGQTFAKKHQLKVHLLTHSSNQGQRPFKCPLGGCGWTFTTSYKLKRHLQSHDKLRPFGCPAEGCGKSFTTVYNLKAHMKGHEQENSFKCEVCEESFPTQAKLSAHQRSHFEPERPYQCAFSGCKKTFITVSALFSHNRAHFREQELFSCSFPGCSKQYDKACRLKIHLRSHTGERPFLCDFDGCGWNFTSMSKLLRHKRKHDDDRRFTCPVEGCGKSFTRAEHLKGHSITHLGTKPFVCPVEGCCARFSARSSLYIHSKKHLQDVDTWKSRCPVSTCNKLFTSKHSMKTHMAKRHNLGQDLLAQLEAANSLTPSSELASQGQSDLSDAELVSLFSDVPGSSSAAVLDTALVNSGILTIDVASVSSTLAGNLPAANNSSLGQALDPRGLMATGDLPQSLDTSLFFGTTAAGFQQSPLGMDDVSSLSAGPLGSLGSLAMKNSSQEPQALTPSSKLTVDTDALTPSSTLCENSVSDLLTPTKAEWNIHPDSDFFGQEEETQFGFSNPAGAHGSQKETDLTTVTGSSFLV; encoded by the coding sequence ATGGAAATCCCGAGGCTGCTCCCGGCTCGCGGGACGCGACAGGGCGGCGGCGCTGGCAGCCCCGCGGGCGGCGGCCGGGTCCACGGAGGCCTTGATCCGCGGGCTGGCCAGGCCCCCGCGCGCCGCCTCCTGCTGCTCCGTGGCCCCCAAGATGGCGGGCCCGGGCGGCGGCGCGAGGAGGCCCGCGCAGCCTCACGGGGCCCGGGCCCGAGCCCGGTGCCGCCGAGGCCCGATCAcgctggcggcggcggcggcggcggcggcgacgacgacggcggcggcggcgacgacTTTTTCCTGGTGCTACTGGACCCGGTGGGTGGCGACGTGGAGACCGCGGGCGCCGGCCAGGCCTCAGGGcctgtgtggagggaggaggccgAGCCGGGCCCACGGCTCCAGGGGGGTGAGAGCGGCGCGAACCCCGCGGGCCACCCTGCGCCGGGCTCCCGCTGCCTGTCCTCGGTCCCGGCCCCGGCCCCGATCCCGATCCCcgccccaggcctgggccccgCCGCGGCCTTCGCGGGCACCGTCACTATCCACAACCAAAACCTGCTGTTGCACTTCGAGAACGGCGTCCTCACCCTGGCCACGCCCCCGCCGCCAGCCTGGGAGCCTGGGGTCGCGCCTGCCCCGCAGCCCGGGGGTCTGATCGCCCCGCAGGCGGGGTTCCCGCATGGCGCGCAGCCCGGCGACTGCCCCGAGCTGCCTCCTGACCTTCTGCTGGCCGAGTCGGCCGAACccgcgccgcccccgccgcccgaggaggaggcggagggccAGGCCGCTGCCGAGAGCCCCCGCGGGCCGCTGGGCCCGGGCCCGGGCATAGTGCTGTACCTGTGTCCCGAGGCGCAGTGCGGACAAACCTTCGCCAAGAAGCACCAGCTGAAGGTGCACCTGCTGACGCACAGCAGCAACCAGGGCCAACGGCCCTTCAAGTGCCCCCTGGGCGGCTGCGGCTGGACCTTCACCACCTCGTACAAGCTCAAGAGGCATCTGCAGTCACACGACAAACTGCGGCCCTTCGGGTGTCCGGCGGAGGGCTGTGGCAAGAGCTTCACCACCGTGTATAACCTCAAGGCACACATGAAGGGCCATGAGCAGGAGAACTCTTTCAAATGCGAAGTGTGCGAGGAGAGCTTCCCCACGCAGGCCAAGCTCAGCGCCCACCAGCGGAGCCACTTTGAGCCGGAGAGGCCCTACCAGTGCGCGTTTTCTGGCTGCAAGAAGACATTTATCACCGTGAGTGCTCTGTTTTCCCATAACCGCGCCCACTTCAGGGAGCAGGAACTCTTTTCCTGCTCCTTTCCTGGCTGCAGCAAACAGTACGACAAGGCTTGTCGGCTGAAAATTCACCTGCGGAGCCACACTGGTGAGAGACCTTTCCTTTGTGACTTTGACGGCTGTGGCTGGAACTTCACTAGCATGTCCAAACTGTTAAGGCACAAAAGGAAGCACGACGATGACCGGAGGTTCACGTGCCCTGTGGAAGGCTGTGGGAAATCTTTCACAAGGGCTGAGCATCTGAAAGGCCACAGCATAACCCACCTGGGAACAAAGCCCTTTGTGTGCCCCGTGGAAGGCTGCTGTGCCAGGTTCTCTGCTCGAAGTAGCCTCTACATTCACTCCAAGAAACACTTGCAAGATGTGGACACTTGGAAAAGCCGTTGCCCAGTCTCCACTTGCAATAAACTCTTCACCTCCAAGCACAGCATGAAGACCCACATGGCCAAAAGGCACAACCTCGGCCAGGATCTCTTAGCTCAGTTAGAAGCGGCAAATTCTCTTACGCCCAGCAGTGAACTTGCCAGCCAGGGACAGAGTGATCTCAGTGATGCAGAGCTAGTGTCTCTCTTCTCTGACGTGCCTGGCAGTAGTTCTGCTGCAGTGCTAGACACGGCATTGGTAAACTCTGGAATCTTGACTATTGATGTGGCTTCGGTGAGCTCAACTCTGGCAGGGAACCTTCCTGCTGCTAATAATAGTTCCTTAGGGCAGGCTCTGGACCCTCGGGGCTTGATGGCCACCGGTGACCTTCCTCAAAGTCTGGAtacctctctcttttttggaaCGACAGCCGCCGGTTTTCAGCAGAGCCCCTTAGGTATGGATGATGTCTCAAGTCTAAGCGCGGGGCCATTGGGATCTCTGGGATCTTTGGCTATGAAAAACTCAAGTCAAGAGCCCCAAGCTTTGACCCCCAGCAGTAAGCTAACAGTAGACACAGATGCTCTGACTCCTTCAAGCACCCTTTGTGAAAACAGTGTCTCAGATCTACTGACACCAACCAAAGCAGAATGGAACATACATCCTGACTCTGACTTCTTTGGACAGGAGGAAGAAACCCAGTTTGGATTCTCCAATCCAGCAGGAGCCCATGGTTCTCAGAAAGAAACAGATCTTACCACAGTGACTGGCAGCTCATTTTTGGTATGA